In a single window of the Bactrocera dorsalis isolate Fly_Bdor chromosome 2, ASM2337382v1, whole genome shotgun sequence genome:
- the LOC105232761 gene encoding uncharacterized protein LOC105232761 — translation MEDDERLNLNLNEIWRACRKIQATIFRYGFDICADFVEHDPNCTGLISNSLFTSILGKYKNVVGLSEFELREVTDYFRLRDGRVAYKQFCKVVCQEPASTNKKDLATGLEWNDPMHINVIPRPEDRRRLCLILIKIAQFCNLPLFPYFQDYEIVSQNVGVVTVAHFSRVLHFMKIPISDDDFLLLLKRYIKDSYTVNYVAFIRHIQNIMDYLKQNNLLDNAMQIIKDFPGRLVDLELSELPAINGTKMAFKVFPDLCNHPKEYKDVCDLIFCIQNFVHKRRVRVKEFLECFDHLRTGTVTKNQFERALDNVGVRKYLSQRDMNMLFTRYLDPVDTNRIMWRLFEDEIDKVFTIKHLEKTPLLEVQSPPDYIKHMPREGTLDWDHAEEVMRNYCEEALQRIQMRIRNRRLHLHPFFRNYDKLNSGHVGCNQANQVFLTNGILLSNNELNALLARYGNELGFNYTKFLEHADPAEYAVPKLKPQPEALKTECPAVSKSVGDNYSEEYIIKLLSNIKRQAITRSINIIDFLQDYDRHREGDILEIDFKRGLDNALISLSADESNAISNIFRSPKRACCVLYRDFCRALDEIFIEIETSMGDKEVTAVPLIHLANLDCFDCFLNFEERTLCSQALMKLARKPDEISNLKQVFQDFDRENCGTITRNQLLRALTVREMHNIVSSRELDAVYKCFGLQRGLRLEFKYREFLNMLDILFQTGQVKRNY, via the exons atggaGGACGATGAGAGG ctaaatttaaatttgaatgaaatatggCGAGCTTGCCGCAAAATTCAAGCAACGATTTTCCGTTATGGCTTTGACATTTGTGCGGACTTCGTGGAGCACGACCCAAATTGTACCGGCTTAATATCAA ACTCACTCTTCACGAGCATTTTGGGCAAGTATAAAAATGTGGTGGGTCTTTCGGAATTCGAGCTGCGTGAGGTTACCGACTACTTTCGTCTGCGTGATGGCCGTGTCGCCTACAAACAATTCTGCAAAGTAGTTTGTCAAGAAC CTGCGTCCACCAACAAAAAGGATTTGGCTACCGGGTTGGAATGGAACGATCCCATGCATATTAATGTTATACCAAGGCCTGAAGATCGACGTCGGCTGTGTCTGATTCTTATAAAAATTGCCCAGTTTTGCAATTTACCCTTGTTTCCGTATTTCCAAGACTATGAAATA GTCTCCCAAAACGTCGGTGTAGTGACCGTCGCACATTTTTCACGGGTTCTACACTTCATGAAGATTCCCATCTCAGATGATGATTTTCTGCTTTTGCTGAAACGTTATATCAAGGATTCGTATACTGTGAACTATGTAGCATTCATTAggcatatacaaaatattatggattatttaaagcaaaataatctATTAGACAACGCCATG CAAATCATTAAAGACTTCCCCGGTCGTCTGGTTGACCTCGAACTCTCCGAGTTGCCAGCAATTAACGGCACAAAAATGGCATTCAAAGTATTTCCCGATCTTTGCAATCACCCGAAGGAGTACAAAGACGTGTGTGATCTCATATTTTGTATACAGAACTTCGTACACAAGCGTCGTGTACGAGTAAAGGAGTTCTTGGAGTGCTTCGATCACCTGAGAACCGGCACAGTAACCAAAAATCAGTTTGAGCGCGCCCTAGACAATGTTGGCGTGCGTAAGTACCTCTCGCAGCGTGATATGAATATGTTGTTCACCCGCTATTTAGATCCGGTCGATACAAACCGCATTATGTGGCGGTTATTTGAAGACGAAATCGACAAAG TTTTCACCATCAAACACCTGGAGAAAACGCCTTTACTGGAAGTGCAATCGCCACCTGACTATATAAAACATATGCCTAGGGAGGGTACCTTAGATTGGGATCACGCCGAGGAAGTTATGCGCAATTATTGCGAGGAAGCATTGCAACGTATCCAAATGCGCATACGGAATCGGCGCTTGCATCTGCATCCGTTTTTCCGAAACTACGACAA GCTCAATAGCGGGCATGTCGGCTGTAATCAAGCAAATCAAGTTTTTCTCACTAACGGCATTCTGCTCTCTAATAATGAGCTTAATGCATTGCTCGCGCGCTATGGGAATGAATTGGGATTTAATTACACGAAATTCCTTGAGCATGCCGATCCCGCTGAGTACGCAGTACCGAAGCTGAAACCCCAGCCGGAGGCACTGAAAACGGAATGCCCTGCAGTAAGCAAGAGTGTCGGCGACAACTACAGCGAGGAATACATTATCAAACTGCTGTCGAACATTAAACGACAAGCAATCACGCGTAGCATCAATATTATTGACTTCCTGCAGGATTACGATCGACATCGTGAAGGCGATATATTGGAAATTGACTTCAAGCGCGGTTTAGACAACGCGCTTATATCTCTATCAGCTGATGAATCGAACGCGATTAGCAATAT TTTCCGCTCGCCCAAGCGTGCTTGCTGTGTGCTTTATCGGGATTTCTGTCGAGCACTTGACGAGATCTTCATTGAAATCGAAACCTCAATGGGTGACAAAGAGGTTACAGCTGTACCACTTATACACTTGGCCAATCTAGATTGCTTCGATTGCTTCCTCAACTTCGAAGAGCGCACACTCTGCTCGCAAGCACTCATGAAGTTGGCGCGCAAGCCAGACGAAATCTCCAATTTGAAGCAAGTCTTCCAGGACTTTGATCGCGAAAACTGCGGCACAATAACACGAAATCAGCTGCTTCGTGCGCTAACTGTGCGCGAAATGCACAACATTGTGAGCAGTCGTGAGCTGGATGCAGTCTACAAATGCTTTGGCCTACAACGCG